In one Staphylococcus lutrae genomic region, the following are encoded:
- a CDS encoding CYTH domain-containing protein, giving the protein MAIEHEIEFKQLLDQNTYETIKTHYFKQQRPFKQVNFYIDTPDLQIQSQKMALRIRKKADSTHELTLKVPDTVGLLEYHATCHIQPEAAMAIPQSLLSSEIRDQLKMRHVSLDALQVLGALTTYRLELQMDEGLLVLDHSQYLGTEDYELEFEVHDFETGQQAFHELLAQHHLSPNVPKNKVQRFFDYQQSKPHG; this is encoded by the coding sequence ATGGCAATCGAACATGAAATTGAATTCAAGCAACTGCTCGATCAAAACACGTATGAAACGATAAAAACACACTATTTCAAACAACAAAGACCGTTTAAACAAGTCAATTTCTATATTGATACACCTGACTTACAAATCCAATCCCAAAAAATGGCTTTACGCATCCGAAAAAAAGCTGACAGTACGCACGAACTCACTTTAAAAGTGCCTGACACAGTCGGATTACTTGAATATCATGCGACATGTCATATCCAACCAGAAGCAGCAATGGCCATCCCACAATCTCTGCTCAGCTCTGAAATACGTGACCAACTGAAAATGCGTCACGTGTCATTAGACGCATTACAAGTTTTAGGAGCATTGACCACGTATCGATTGGAATTGCAAATGGATGAGGGCTTACTCGTGTTAGACCACAGTCAATATTTAGGAACTGAAGATTATGAATTAGAATTTGAAGTGCATGACTTCGAAACAGGTCAACAAGCGTTTCACGAATTATTAGCACAACACCATTTATCACCGAATGTCCCAAAAAATAAAGTCCAACGTTTTTTTGATTATCAACAATCCAAGCCACACGGTTAG
- a CDS encoding RluA family pseudouridine synthase translates to MIFKYHVTETTTIKALLYEQQFSKKTLSAIKQDGALIVNGHNRTVRYVLEAGDILEVHLPKEVPSPYLIPYDAPLNILYEDDSLLLVAKPTHQNTAPSREHPHQSLVEQALAHMLAHDEQGIPHIVTRLDRHTSGIVIIAKSRHMHHLMNQCSIEKYYECICEGRLSEQGTIDVPIKRASDSIINRVVSNDGKPAKTLYWPLKQFKSYTWCRVKLETGRTHQIRVHFQWLGTPLVGDTLYGQAHPKYPTQLLKCADVRFKHPLTQENLCIKNEQPCFERILTTL, encoded by the coding sequence GTGATTTTTAAATATCATGTGACCGAAACAACTACAATAAAGGCATTGCTATACGAACAACAGTTTTCCAAAAAGACGTTGAGCGCCATTAAACAAGATGGCGCTTTAATTGTGAATGGCCATAATCGTACAGTTCGGTATGTATTGGAAGCAGGCGATATATTAGAAGTCCATTTACCGAAAGAAGTGCCGAGTCCCTATCTTATTCCATATGATGCACCATTAAATATATTATATGAAGACGATAGTTTGCTATTGGTAGCGAAACCGACGCATCAAAATACAGCACCATCACGTGAACACCCGCATCAAAGTCTTGTTGAACAAGCACTTGCACACATGTTAGCGCATGATGAACAAGGGATTCCTCATATTGTCACACGACTTGACCGACATACGAGTGGCATTGTGATTATTGCAAAATCACGTCATATGCATCATCTCATGAATCAATGCTCAATAGAAAAATACTATGAGTGCATTTGTGAAGGGAGATTATCTGAGCAAGGGACGATAGATGTACCGATTAAACGGGCGTCAGATAGTATTATCAATCGAGTTGTTTCAAATGATGGGAAACCTGCCAAAACACTGTATTGGCCGTTAAAGCAATTTAAGTCATATACGTGGTGCCGTGTTAAACTTGAAACGGGAAGAACCCATCAAATCCGCGTGCATTTTCAATGGCTTGGCACACCCTTGGTAGGAGATACATTATATGGTCAAGCGCATCCGAAATATCCAACGCAATTGTTAAAATGTGCAGATGTCAGATTTAAGCACCCGTTGACACAAGAAAACTTATGCATCAAAAATGAGCAACCTTGCTTCGAGCGAATTTTAACGACTTTGTAG
- the mgtE gene encoding magnesium transporter, with protein sequence MEVAKVTKDNERITHDDEEMYNKKMLDDLIESGDIDQFREEFLTLHAYEQSEYFEDSDDEVRQIMYQFLSPEEIAAFFEHLEIDEEDYEALFETMDATYASQVLEQMSYDNAVDILNQLSKKKLASLLMLMNREDAKEIKALLHYEEDTAGGIMTTEYISLTVNTPVHEALMHVKAQAPDAETIYVIFVVDESKKLVGVISLRDLIVAENDAYIEDIMSERVISANVADDQEDVAQTMRDYDFIAMPVVDYQNHLLGIITIDDIVDVMDEEASEDYSRLAGVSDIDSTDDTIIQTAIKRLPWLLILTVLGMITASILGSFEETLEKVALLAAFIPIISGMSGNSGTQSLAVSVRNISTGEIKEKSKIKLALRESGSGFLTGITCAMSLSIIIMVLYGQPYLAMIVGTSLTIAMTVGTTIGSVIPLLINRIGIDPAVASGPFITTINDIVSMLIYFGLATTFMSYLT encoded by the coding sequence ATGGAGGTGGCAAAAGTGACAAAAGACAATGAACGCATCACACACGATGATGAGGAAATGTACAATAAAAAAATGTTGGATGATTTAATTGAAAGTGGCGATATTGATCAATTTCGAGAAGAATTTTTAACATTACATGCTTATGAACAAAGCGAATATTTTGAAGACAGTGATGATGAAGTTCGTCAAATAATGTATCAATTTCTTTCTCCAGAAGAGATTGCGGCGTTCTTTGAACATTTAGAAATTGATGAAGAAGATTATGAAGCATTATTTGAGACGATGGATGCAACTTATGCGAGTCAAGTCCTTGAGCAAATGTCTTATGATAATGCGGTCGATATTTTAAATCAGCTCTCTAAAAAGAAGCTCGCCAGTTTGTTAATGTTGATGAATCGTGAAGACGCTAAAGAGATAAAAGCGTTACTGCACTATGAAGAAGACACAGCCGGCGGTATCATGACAACCGAATATATTTCATTAACAGTGAACACACCGGTTCATGAAGCGTTAATGCATGTAAAGGCACAAGCACCTGATGCGGAAACCATTTATGTCATTTTTGTTGTGGATGAAAGTAAGAAGCTGGTTGGGGTGATTTCTCTAAGAGATTTGATTGTCGCTGAAAACGATGCCTATATTGAGGACATCATGAGTGAACGTGTGATTAGTGCGAATGTTGCAGACGACCAAGAAGATGTGGCGCAAACCATGAGAGACTATGACTTTATTGCGATGCCGGTTGTCGATTATCAGAACCACTTATTAGGGATTATTACGATTGATGATATCGTCGACGTTATGGATGAAGAAGCGAGCGAAGACTACTCTCGTTTAGCCGGGGTGTCAGACATTGACTCTACGGACGATACAATCATTCAAACGGCGATTAAACGTTTGCCTTGGTTGTTAATTCTCACTGTTTTAGGGATGATAACGGCTTCAATATTGGGTTCTTTTGAAGAAACATTAGAAAAAGTAGCATTATTAGCTGCGTTTATTCCGATAATTAGTGGGATGTCCGGAAATTCCGGAACACAATCCCTAGCCGTATCTGTACGTAATATTTCTACAGGAGAGATTAAAGAAAAAAGTAAAATTAAATTGGCTTTACGTGAATCAGGGAGTGGTTTTCTAACAGGAATTACCTGTGCGATGAGCCTTAGCATCATTATTATGGTATTATACGGTCAACCCTATCTTGCCATGATTGTGGGGACGAGCCTCACCATTGCTATGACGGTGGGGACAACGATTGGTTCAGTGATTCCGCTTTTAATCAATCGTATCGGGATTGACCCAGCTGTTGCAAGCGGCCCATTTATTACTACGATTAATGACATTGTCAGTATGTTGATTTATTTTGGATTAGCAACGACATTCATGTCATATTTAACTTGA
- a CDS encoding NAD kinase: MRYVILSKGDSKSEALKHKMMCHMQDFKMQEDRENPEIVISVGGDGTLLQAFHQYSHMLSRCAFVGIHTGHLGFYADWLPHEVEKLVIAIHNSQFQVIEYPLLEVIVRYHNQGYETRYLALNEATMKTENGSTLVVDIDIRGQHFERFRGDGLCVSTPSGSTAYNKALGGALIHPSLEAIQLTEIASINNRVFRTVGSPLVLPKHHTCHVKPVNHEVILSTVDHVSVKHKNVNAIQYRVANEKVRFARFRPFPFWKRVHDSFISSGETL; encoded by the coding sequence ATGCGTTACGTTATTTTATCTAAAGGAGATTCAAAGTCTGAAGCACTGAAACATAAAATGATGTGCCATATGCAAGATTTTAAAATGCAGGAAGATCGAGAAAATCCTGAAATTGTCATTTCTGTGGGTGGAGATGGAACGTTGCTTCAAGCATTTCATCAATATAGTCATATGTTATCCCGTTGCGCTTTTGTAGGGATTCATACTGGACATTTGGGCTTTTATGCCGATTGGTTACCACATGAAGTTGAAAAATTGGTCATTGCCATTCATAATTCCCAGTTTCAAGTGATTGAGTATCCTTTGCTTGAAGTGATTGTTCGATACCATAATCAAGGATATGAGACCCGTTATTTAGCTTTAAATGAAGCGACAATGAAAACTGAGAATGGAAGCACATTAGTGGTTGATATCGACATTCGCGGTCAGCATTTTGAGCGTTTTAGAGGAGATGGCTTGTGTGTGTCAACACCATCCGGTTCGACCGCATACAATAAAGCATTAGGCGGAGCGTTGATTCACCCTTCATTGGAAGCCATTCAGTTAACCGAAATCGCTTCGATTAACAATAGAGTCTTCCGGACGGTAGGCTCACCGCTCGTACTCCCTAAACATCATACATGTCATGTCAAACCAGTGAATCACGAAGTTATTTTATCTACTGTGGATCATGTGAGTGTAAAACATAAAAATGTGAATGCGATTCAATATCGTGTTGCAAATGAAAAGGTTCGTTTCGCACGTTTCAGGCCTTTCCCATTTTGGAAGAGAGTCCATGATTCATTTATTTCAAGTGGTGAGACATTGTGA
- a CDS encoding monovalent cation:proton antiporter family protein, translating to MQFVSLVIVIIAAMITPILIHRLKISFLPVVVAEILMGIIIGNSFLNLVHRDDVLNILSTLGFIFLMFLSGLEIDFSAFKKDKSNKKQNEAEQQGPSHLKLALYVFMLIMLFSIGLSYAFHWFGLIDDVLLMVIIISTISLGVVVPTLKEMHLMSTTIGQFILLVAVLADLATMLLLTVYGALHASGGGTIWLIGILVVFTIVFYFLGGLFKKAPFLEKLMNGTTQIGIRAVFALMILLVALAEGVGAEHILGAFLAGVVVSLLGPTKDLVEKLDSFGYGFFIPIFFIMVGVDLDIPSLINDPKIVLIIPALIITFIISKLVPVMLIKKWFDMRTTIASAFLLTSTLSLVIAAAKIAEKLGTISEETSGILILSAVITCVFVPIVFKKLIPIPDEVQRSIKVAMIGKNQLSIPIAQGLRSQLYEISLYYRKDLSDHRVLSDDITMIEMTDYRSDILERLGLYESDIVVCSTNDDEINRRVALMAKEHGVERVICRLETNDEAQELSSQGIELFSNFQSNQILLKGMIETPNMLNLLSNVETSLYEIGMYNYAFDQMQLRHFPFGGDIIFVRIIRNNESIVPHGDTQLKYGDRLIVTGTKEYVDQLKIELEMF from the coding sequence ATGCAATTTGTATCGCTAGTCATCGTCATTATTGCGGCGATGATCACACCCATCTTGATTCATAGGTTGAAAATTTCATTTTTACCGGTAGTTGTTGCTGAGATTTTGATGGGGATTATTATCGGCAATTCATTTTTAAACTTAGTTCATCGAGATGATGTGTTGAATATTTTATCCACGTTAGGGTTTATTTTCTTAATGTTTTTAAGTGGTTTGGAAATTGATTTTTCAGCCTTTAAAAAAGATAAATCGAATAAAAAACAAAACGAAGCCGAGCAACAAGGCCCAAGTCATTTAAAATTAGCGCTTTATGTTTTTATGTTAATTATGTTGTTTTCTATTGGGCTTTCCTATGCCTTCCACTGGTTCGGCTTAATCGATGATGTCCTATTAATGGTGATCATTATTTCTACGATCTCATTAGGCGTTGTTGTGCCAACGTTGAAAGAAATGCATTTAATGAGTACGACGATAGGTCAATTTATTTTGCTCGTAGCGGTTTTAGCAGATTTAGCGACGATGTTATTGCTGACGGTTTATGGTGCATTGCATGCATCAGGAGGCGGTACAATTTGGCTCATCGGGATTTTGGTCGTTTTTACGATTGTCTTTTACTTTTTAGGTGGACTATTCAAGAAAGCACCGTTTTTAGAAAAATTAATGAATGGGACGACGCAAATTGGTATTCGTGCAGTTTTCGCATTGATGATATTATTAGTCGCGTTAGCAGAGGGCGTCGGTGCAGAACACATTTTAGGGGCGTTTTTAGCAGGCGTCGTTGTGTCGTTGCTCGGGCCAACTAAAGATCTTGTCGAAAAATTAGACTCATTTGGTTATGGTTTCTTCATCCCGATTTTCTTTATTATGGTTGGGGTGGACCTCGACATTCCTTCGTTGATTAATGATCCGAAAATAGTGTTGATCATCCCAGCATTGATTATCACTTTCATCATTTCAAAATTAGTGCCTGTCATGTTGATAAAGAAATGGTTTGATATGAGAACCACGATTGCTTCTGCGTTTTTGTTGACGTCTACATTATCGCTCGTCATCGCTGCGGCAAAAATCGCTGAGAAGTTGGGAACAATCAGTGAAGAAACGTCAGGCATTTTAATTTTAAGTGCTGTGATTACGTGCGTATTTGTCCCGATTGTTTTTAAAAAGCTCATTCCGATTCCAGACGAAGTACAACGTTCGATTAAAGTGGCAATGATTGGGAAAAATCAATTATCTATTCCTATTGCACAAGGCCTACGTTCGCAACTTTATGAAATTTCGCTGTACTATCGAAAAGATTTATCCGATCATCGAGTACTATCGGACGACATTACAATGATAGAGATGACGGATTATCGCTCGGATATTTTGGAGAGACTTGGCTTGTATGAGAGCGATATTGTGGTCTGTTCAACGAATGATGACGAGATTAATCGCCGCGTCGCTTTAATGGCAAAGGAACACGGTGTAGAGCGTGTCATTTGTCGTTTAGAAACGAATGATGAAGCACAGGAACTGAGCAGCCAAGGCATTGAATTGTTTAGTAACTTCCAAAGCAATCAGATTTTATTAAAAGGGATGATTGAGACGCCGAACATGTTGAATTTACTTAGCAACGTCGAAACCTCTTTATATGAAATTGGTATGTACAATTATGCATTCGATCAAATGCAGTTGCGCCATTTTCCATTCGGTGGAGATATCATCTTTGTCCGGATTATTCGCAACAATGAATCTATTGTGCCTCACGGTGATACGCAACTTAAGTATGGTGATCGATTAATTGTGACAGGTACGAAAGAATATGTGGATCAATTGAAAATAGAACTTGAAATGTTTTAA
- a CDS encoding GTP pyrophosphokinase has product MNQWEFFLAPYQQAIDELKVKLKGLRKQYQVNEHHSPIEFVTGRVKPISSIVDKANKRGIAFDCLREEMYDIAGLRMMCQFVDDIDIVVELLRQRKDFKVVEERDYISNTKQSGYRSYHVIIEYPIETLNGTTLILAEIQIRTLAMNFWATIEHTLRYKYDGDYPPEIQSRLERAAEAAFLLDEEMSEIKEEIQEAQKYYSKKRANQHEK; this is encoded by the coding sequence ATGAACCAATGGGAATTTTTTCTAGCACCCTATCAACAAGCGATTGATGAGTTGAAAGTCAAGTTAAAGGGGTTACGCAAACAATATCAAGTCAATGAACATCATTCACCAATTGAATTTGTGACTGGACGTGTAAAACCGATTTCTAGTATTGTTGATAAGGCAAATAAAAGGGGGATTGCATTCGATTGTTTACGCGAAGAAATGTATGATATCGCTGGACTTCGAATGATGTGTCAGTTTGTAGATGACATCGATATTGTGGTTGAATTGTTGCGTCAACGAAAAGACTTTAAAGTTGTTGAGGAGCGAGACTACATCAGCAATACGAAACAAAGTGGTTATCGCTCGTATCACGTCATCATTGAATACCCCATTGAGACATTAAATGGGACGACGTTGATACTGGCAGAAATTCAGATTCGCACGCTTGCAATGAACTTTTGGGCGACAATTGAACATACGTTACGATATAAGTATGATGGGGACTATCCACCAGAGATTCAATCGAGACTTGAACGCGCTGCGGAAGCTGCCTTTCTTTTGGATGAAGAAATGTCCGAAATCAAAGAAGAGATACAGGAAGCGCAGAAGTATTATTCAAAAAAACGGGCGAATCAACATGAGAAGTGA
- the fabI gene encoding enoyl-ACP reductase FabI has product MMNLEGKTFVVMGIANKRSIGYGVAKVLDQLGAKLVFTYRKERSFKELDQLIDQLNQTEKHVYQVDVQSDEDVIKGFEQIGKDVGKIDGVFHSIAFARVEELRGRYSETSRDGFLLAQDISAYSLTIVAREARKIMNEAGSIVTSTYIGGEFAVPNYNVMGIAKASLEASVKYLAADLGQDNIRVNAISAGPIRTLSARGVGSFTTILKEIEQRAPLRRNVDQEEVGKTAAYLLSDFSSGVTGENIHVDAGYHAIR; this is encoded by the coding sequence TTGATGAATCTTGAAGGCAAAACATTTGTAGTGATGGGTATCGCAAATAAACGGAGTATCGGTTATGGTGTTGCAAAAGTATTGGATCAATTGGGGGCAAAATTAGTATTTACATATCGAAAAGAAAGAAGTTTTAAAGAGTTAGACCAATTGATTGACCAACTGAATCAAACTGAGAAACATGTTTATCAAGTGGATGTTCAAAGTGACGAAGATGTGATTAAAGGTTTTGAACAAATTGGTAAAGATGTCGGTAAAATTGATGGGGTATTCCATTCTATCGCGTTTGCACGTGTTGAAGAATTGAGAGGGCGATATTCTGAAACGTCACGTGACGGCTTCTTACTTGCACAAGATATCAGTGCATACTCATTAACTATCGTTGCACGTGAAGCGCGAAAAATCATGAACGAAGCGGGAAGTATCGTGACATCGACTTATATTGGTGGCGAATTTGCTGTACCAAACTATAACGTAATGGGAATTGCAAAAGCGAGTTTAGAAGCGTCAGTGAAATATTTGGCAGCCGATTTAGGTCAAGATAATATTCGAGTGAATGCCATTTCCGCAGGCCCGATTCGTACGTTAAGCGCAAGAGGGGTAGGGAGTTTTACGACGATTTTAAAAGAGATTGAACAACGTGCACCATTAAGACGTAATGTTGATCAAGAAGAAGTCGGCAAAACGGCTGCTTATTTGTTAAGTGACTTTTCTTCAGGTGTCACAGGTGAAAACATTCATGTCGATGCTGGATATCATGCAATTCGTTAA
- a CDS encoding DUF3021 domain-containing protein produces the protein MKKIINLYIYGIGIGGIIYSLSLIVGGVETQTVSNIVSCLAFSGFMGIASLYYDIKNWSLLQKSICHFLTIALIVFAMNVYNHWFSPKEYLGFFLEFSVIYIIIWLCTYFLNYRSSREINKKLRERRK, from the coding sequence ATGAAAAAAATAATCAATTTGTATATCTATGGTATCGGTATAGGGGGAATCATTTATAGCTTAAGCTTAATCGTAGGAGGCGTTGAAACACAAACCGTATCAAACATTGTCTCTTGCCTTGCTTTTAGTGGTTTTATGGGCATCGCTTCACTCTATTATGATATTAAAAACTGGTCACTTTTACAAAAAAGCATTTGTCATTTTTTAACCATTGCGCTGATTGTTTTTGCCATGAATGTCTATAATCATTGGTTTTCCCCTAAGGAATATTTAGGATTTTTCCTTGAGTTTTCTGTGATTTATATCATCATTTGGCTCTGTACTTACTTTTTGAATTATCGTAGTAGTCGAGAAATAAATAAAAAATTGAGAGAAAGACGTAAGTAA